In Flavobacterium sp. CS20, a single window of DNA contains:
- a CDS encoding amidohydrolase family protein: MKKNKMLLLIFMSFVLTCYGQTEPNASPTKDRIKTDVVIKNVSVIQMITDEVLANQDVIIKNGKIFSIEDTQNRAYENMFVVDGSGKYIMPSLADAHVHLPKEKEDLDKFLKLNLINGVTKLRSMRGTWNHLKWRDEFNDENSIYPKLYLSAPPIYKNYSFTEEELKNYVDGAKNFDFIKILSIKNQELFKRLDSLCRLNNVEIGGHFPNNISDSLIFNSNYRSFEHLGGISMLTEVTEERIQEIKKKNIYVCPTLSWYSIGSGRYSYEELRQLPGMEYIQKETIDNWIEKTKQYREKLGKEAYKQEVADELQKLQQKYQVIKRLSELGVRMLLSPDSSSKYMVTGFGMLGEMKLLKNAELSNFEILKMATVNYADFFNENFGTIEVNAEADFILLNTNPLESIESLKNIEAIYFNNNYLDNGDIKKLSESILPK; encoded by the coding sequence ATGAAGAAAAATAAAATGTTGCTATTAATTTTTATGTCTTTTGTTTTAACATGTTATGGTCAAACAGAGCCTAATGCATCTCCAACAAAAGACCGAATAAAAACGGACGTGGTTATAAAAAATGTATCAGTTATACAGATGATAACAGATGAAGTATTAGCTAACCAGGATGTCATCATAAAAAATGGTAAAATATTTTCAATTGAAGATACCCAAAATAGAGCCTATGAAAATATGTTTGTGGTTGATGGTTCAGGTAAATACATTATGCCATCATTGGCTGATGCACATGTGCATTTGCCTAAAGAAAAGGAGGATTTAGATAAATTTCTAAAACTAAATTTAATTAATGGTGTAACCAAACTTCGTTCAATGCGTGGAACATGGAATCATTTAAAATGGAGAGATGAATTCAATGATGAAAATTCAATTTATCCCAAATTGTATTTATCGGCACCACCAATTTATAAGAACTATAGTTTTACAGAAGAAGAGCTTAAAAATTATGTAGATGGTGCTAAAAATTTTGATTTTATAAAAATATTGAGTATAAAAAATCAAGAGCTTTTTAAAAGACTAGATAGCTTATGCAGGCTTAACAACGTAGAAATTGGTGGTCACTTCCCAAACAACATTTCTGATAGCTTAATATTTAATTCTAACTATAGATCTTTTGAACATTTAGGAGGTATTTCAATGTTGACTGAGGTAACAGAAGAAAGAATTCAAGAAATTAAGAAAAAAAATATTTATGTATGCCCTACATTGAGTTGGTATAGTATTGGTTCAGGCAGGTATTCTTATGAAGAATTACGCCAACTACCAGGTATGGAGTATATCCAAAAAGAAACTATTGATAACTGGATAGAAAAAACCAAGCAATACCGCGAAAAGCTTGGTAAAGAGGCATATAAACAGGAAGTGGCTGACGAATTACAAAAACTTCAACAAAAATATCAAGTTATTAAAAGGTTAAGTGAGTTAGGCGTTAGAATGCTTTTAAGCCCGGACAGTTCTTCGAAATATATGGTTACTGGATTTGGCATGCTTGGTGAAATGAAATTATTAAAAAATGCTGAACTAAGCAATTTTGAAATTTTGAAAATGGCGACAGTAAATTATGCTGATTTTTTCAATGAAAATTTTGGTACTATAGAAGTTAATGCAGAAGCAGACTTCATATTATTAAACACCAATCCATTAGAAAGTATAGAAAGTTTAAAAAACATTGAAGCGATATATTTTAATAACAACTATTTAGATAATGGTGATATAAAAAAATTATCTGAGTCTATTTTGCCTAAATAA
- a CDS encoding ThiF family adenylyltransferase, whose translation MGVSLKKFIPVYVTGNKICVGFVYDHTKYLELENTKANRKFIKNLLEIGFPKYDTKANKILSHLDRMGFLEIINKEHNNDNRNYSFLEYITNTKPDLSHLSKRILIFGSGGGGSTLVYQLAQFGFKNIFVVDGDNVSENDVLRNFPFSVNDIGTKKVDALQKKIYRNFKIKIGISYDMPIGKHDLEKYFKDYNPDLVVKACDPKGLFINNLNILCFERNLPFLSIAYSFEKLKIGPFFIPKVTSCYNAVSKKNVKNFGNHYKVELFERPFEKYLHHPSIMFNINILSSLAFKEIMFYCFEKYEYCQTFGRLLVFDPLTFRTRGINYKCDDSCNVCSLLK comes from the coding sequence ATGGGAGTAAGTCTGAAAAAATTTATACCTGTTTATGTGACTGGAAATAAAATATGTGTCGGATTTGTTTATGATCATACAAAATATTTAGAATTAGAAAACACAAAAGCAAACCGAAAATTTATAAAAAATCTTTTAGAAATTGGTTTTCCAAAATATGATACAAAAGCAAACAAAATTCTTTCCCATTTAGATAGGATGGGTTTTTTAGAAATAATAAACAAAGAGCATAATAATGATAATAGAAATTATTCTTTTTTAGAATATATAACAAATACTAAGCCTGACTTATCACATCTTAGTAAAAGAATATTAATTTTTGGATCTGGTGGTGGTGGTAGTACTTTAGTTTATCAATTGGCACAATTTGGATTTAAAAACATATTTGTTGTTGATGGTGATAATGTTTCTGAAAATGATGTGCTAAGAAATTTCCCCTTTTCTGTTAATGATATTGGAACAAAAAAAGTTGATGCCTTACAAAAAAAAATCTACAGGAATTTTAAAATAAAAATAGGTATAAGTTATGATATGCCAATAGGAAAACATGACTTAGAAAAATATTTTAAAGATTATAATCCTGATTTGGTTGTAAAAGCATGTGATCCTAAAGGATTATTTATCAATAATTTAAATATATTATGTTTTGAAAGAAACCTTCCATTTCTATCTATAGCTTATTCATTTGAAAAACTTAAAATAGGTCCATTTTTTATACCTAAAGTTACTTCTTGTTATAACGCTGTTTCAAAAAAAAATGTAAAAAACTTTGGTAACCACTACAAAGTTGAGCTATTTGAAAGACCTTTCGAAAAATACTTACATCATCCCTCCATTATGTTTAATATCAACATTTTATCTTCATTGGCATTTAAAGAAATCATGTTTTATTGTTTTGAAAAATATGAATACTGTCAAACTTTTGGTAGACTTTTAGTTTTTGACCCTTTAACTTTTCGAACACGAGGTATAAATTATAAGTGTGATGATAGTTGTAATGTATGTAGCCTTCTAAAGTGA